TTATTCGTGCGGGAATTGCTGATATAACTGATGTTTCATACAGTGTTTCGCTCGACGGAAAAACTATAACGCTTAGCGTTCCAGAGGCGGAGGTGCTCGGCAATGAGATTGTGAGCCAGAGTGTTTTCGATGAAAAGCAGAGTATTTTTGTACCTATTTCAACTCAGGATGTTTTTGATGAAATAGAAAAGGCTAAAACTGAAGCAATGGAAGATATGATTGCTGAAGGTGTGCTTGATGAAGCCCGCGAGTATTCCATCCGCATAATCACTCAGTTTATGCTGGCTCTAGGCTTTGAAGAAGTAAAAATCCGATAATACCCTTCCGTCATTGCGAGCGAAGCGAAGCAATCCATTTAATAGATTGCCACGTCGCTGCGCTC
The Treponema bryantii DNA segment above includes these coding regions:
- a CDS encoding DUF4230 domain-containing protein, whose translation is MEDKKEKKRAGLGTRILLRIVTIIVVAAIVLGAGYFAFNRFAGVKTENKLALVDRQLSYCQELVTAKYRYSDIITLKKTSGFAKSYSIIKYTGIIRAGIADITDVSYSVSLDGKTITLSVPEAEVLGNEIVSQSVFDEKQSIFVPISTQDVFDEIEKAKTEAMEDMIAEGVLDEAREYSIRIITQFMLALGFEEVKIR